The window GTCTTGTACTGGTCGCGCTTGGGATCTTCTGCTGCCGGAGGCTTCTTCCCCATGACGGGATTGGTAAAGTAGTAGCTTGAACCCGCCGCGTGCAGCAACTGCTCGGCGAAGCTGCGTTGCGCCGGCGTGGGCTTGAAGTCGTATTTGTCCTCAGGAAAATCCTCGGCCATGGCGATGAGTTTGCGGCCAACCTCGTTCCAGGAATCCAGCACGACCTTCAGTTCGGGGTCGGCAGGTTTGACGGCTGCATCTTTCTTCATCGCGTCCTGGGCATGGGCGGGAAATGCGAATGCCAGCAGGACGATAGCGAGAAACGGTATTCTTTTCATTTCTTTCTCCACGATTGAGTTTCGCGAACATTGAGCGGGGGACATAGTATTCGACAGAGTTCCCCCGCCACCCTTTGCTGGGGTCTCCGGGATCGACCTGCGCTTGCTTACGTTCCGTAGCTCGCGCAGGTCGAACCCATCAACA is drawn from Terriglobia bacterium and contains these coding sequences:
- a CDS encoding DinB family protein encodes the protein MKRIPFLAIVLLAFAFPAHAQDAMKKDAAVKPADPELKVVLDSWNEVGRKLIAMAEDFPEDKYDFKPTPAQRSFAEQLLHAAGSSYYFTNPVMGKKPPAAEDPKRDQYKTKADIVAFVKKSVADGAAAIQWKGEKGLTTEVVYFPHQKARVLDIAYGLIEHSGEHYGQLVVYYRLVGLVPPESRPKK